TCAAGTCGAATACCTAGGATTAATCTTTTTCGGGCTTGTGATTTGCATCTATTAAGAATCGCAATGGAATTGTTGGGCTGACAACAAAATTCTACAAATGATGAACTCGAATTACACTTTATACCCGCGGCTTCCAAGCGAAGAAGTTCTTTTTATCAAAGCTTGATCGAAGAGTTGATACGAAAACATAGTCGATCCATATCTCAGAAGAACGATTATCCTTAGAATAAAAAGGACTGTGCGGAGAAGTCATGTATGGGTCGAAAAACTAGCTTATGTTACCATGTGTACAATGTGAAAGAAAGAGAGATATTGAATCTcgaaaaataataaatgtatTTTCATATTCTATTAAGAATGCTAACATTTACAACATAAACTCTTCATAGTCTAGCAGTAGTGTGCTAAAGAAGCCAACTGAATCCTAAATATACAAAGTTAGTTATAATCGTAACTAACCTGAACTAGTACTTTGTAGCATAAAGTGACACTTCAACTAAACCTTACACTCATaccataatatatatataacctcAAAATTTATAATAGGGCTCGAAAACTAGCTATAAGTCATAATGTTGTTGTTTTCGACTCGAATAATATTatctttatagttattacaagTTTAAGTTTCCTTGATATATTGTAAATTcacttttttgaaaaaatcgAATTCAATTTTCTTCACAtaaatcttttaaaaaataaataaatcatagaaaattaaaaaaacaccatatgaaatttcaatttatatatacatattcTCTGAAGCTCACATCACATGCTCCTCCCAACCAGTGTAACGTAACCACCTCCATCTCAGAATCCGaacctcaccaccaccaccaccaccaccaccaattcCGGCGACCCTTCCTCCGAATTCCGGTGACGTTACGCTCTTGACACCGGTAACCTTtccaactctctctctctctctctgtgaatatttaatttatatttgttTGTACTTTCGAATCGATTTCCTTCTGATGCTAGAAACTAAGATTTAAGATCTCACTGCTTCAATCATCTTCACTTTCTCATCGTTTTGCTTTTCACAAACCTCGAATTTCCTCTTTCTCTGTACCATTCGGTTCAATTCCACAATTGTTGCATGAATTTTCCATACTTCGATCGTAGTTGTCATCAGTGTTTGTCACTGAAGAAGAAAAGTAGAATAATTTTCTCATTCCTCGTTAAATGCTAAGAAACCGCGGCGTTTGACGACTCTGCTCAACTTCGAGTATTTTGAAATCGAAGAAAGCTAGAAAgtagaaaatgttttgtttgtGTATTTTGGCATAAAAGCTTTCAGCTCTTAGTTTGTTActttatttgttaattttttttcttccttttttaaGTAATGCGCTTGTAGCGGATATTGAATTTTAGTTTGATAGATCTAGTGTTTAGTAGTActgtgaggtttttttttttcattgtatgAATTTTATGTTGAAGTTGATAGTTTTGTTAATACGAACGATATCCATGATATGTATATTTGCCGACAGGTTTGGATTATCAGGATTGTCGGTGTTTTTATGTTTGATTTAGTGTTGTTAATCACGGATCGCGGGGAAAATAGCGGAAAATCCGCTATTTCAAACCCTCAAAGCGGAAAATAGCGGCAAATAGCAGAGTAGCGGTGAGCGTTGCGCTATAGCGCCACTATAACCGCTATTTGACAAGTGGTTTGATTTTCATTGATTTCTTGACTTGCATTTTGCCCTAAGGTGAATAGATGCTAACTGGTGGAATTTAACTGAAGAAAGTGTTGGTTAGAAGTTTTTAATACATATTCATATTGGGGCTCCTAAGTATGGAAAAGCTTAGGAGTATTCTTACAGAATTCATAGATTGTAATTTCTAGCGAATGGCATAATGGTATGATTTATTTAGGTTGACTAACTGATGTCGGCTTATTAAGTCAAGGTGGGGTTCTGGAAAATGTTGGAACCATTATGAGTCTGTTGTCGGCAGCCCTACCTTGCGATAGTAAGAGGCTGATTCCACCATTTGAACCTCGGAACCTGTAATCTCCAAAACACAATTCACAAGGCAGAAACTTCAAATTTTGCACCAAAGCTTCACTTTGGGCTTATTAATTCAAACCAGCTAAAATTGTTTGTTAGGAAGTTTTACATTGTATGTATGTTCCTACCTGTCCTCATGGGTGGTTGTGATTGCTCTTTTCTTTTACTGTTACACCTGGACGTATATTGTTGCCTGTACTTTACTTTCTTTGAAAGCAAGGTTCTTTATATTTCAGATTTATTCCAGGGTTTGAAAATTATCTGATTTTTATGGGTGGATAAATTCAAGTTTCGAGTTCACTTGCTGTGTAAATATATTCTCTTCTCTGATTTCTTACTAGTTGGATTTCCTGGCATTTTTCCTTGGATTAAGATTTTCCTGGGTGGTGATGTTGCAGTGTGATCTTTTAACTAAACTGTCCATAGAGAAGATGATTCTCAGTCATGAATTAACGAGTTCGGTTATTTTGTATTTCAGAGAAGGCGAGATTGAACATCTGGGTTGTTGGTAAAATGGTTTCCTTTGAGATGAATGACCGAAAAAGTAAGTGAATATGATATTTTTCCGTTTTTGTATCAACAACAAGTATATTATATTAAGTGATTTTCTGTCTTTAATGCTTATGTGTAAGAATGAATTGTTGTTAAGTTAGCTACGGCTCTTACGTTCTGATTTACGGTTCTCCGATTTACATTCTTTCACTCCCCTCCCAATCCTAAGTAAGATCCATATCTTGACAACATTGATCCTTatcagtgttgtcaaatcgcgatcgcggaATATCGCGGCGAGgccaaaatccgctatttcatTTAGCGGATAGCGTCGCGGGCAAATAGCGGTATCCGCATAGcggttaaaataagtaaaaaaaattatagaaaaacaGCTTGTTGTGCTGTTTGTGCTAGTAAAAAACAGttgcaaaaaataaataaaattaagacaTCTAATGAAATGCATAAAATGATCATGATAGAACAAATTTTAGACACAAAACAGgggaaaaaaaacagaaaataaaaaaacattgtaTGTAATGgcaaaaataaacaaaagatgATGTGAAGAAAGaacaaatattaaaaacatAGGTTCACATTcacaatggaagaagaaaaacaGAACAGATCATGATGGGAGACGAGAAAAAGGAAGAACAGATATTAGAAACAAAACAGGAcggaaaaaaacagaaaacagagtgtgaaaaaaaaagaaaaagagagtctGAAAATGTGCAGAAAGAaggaagggaaaaagaaaagtaaagaaaacAGGGTATGAAAAAAGTAAACAGaggctaaaaacaaaaaacgGAAGAGTacgtaaaagaaaaagaaagaaataaaaaaaaaaacaaaaaaacagagCATGGCAGAGTGAAGAGATGGGAGCCAGAAACTCACCGGAAAAGTCATCAGAAAAGCTATTGGGGTTGCCGGAGATGAGGGTCAGAAGCTTGATGTAGAAGTAGGAAGAGAGAAGGGAAAACTCGAAAGGTTTTGAGGCTTTTATAGAGTGAAGATTTTAAGTTATAAAACTTTTCTTCCATTAATTGGGTACAATTAATTCAGTCGGTGGCTGATTCCCACCTCCCAAGCGGTGCCTTTTTGAAAAAAAGTCCTAAAATCACACGTGATCTTCTCTTCCACCGCTATTTTCGCTTTGCCCGTCGCGGCGCTATTCAGTTTTGCGGCGCTATTGCGTTTATCGCGTTTGCCGCTACGTCGCGGCGTCGCGATCGCGGCACGGCGAATTTCCGCTACGTTATAGCGGCATAGCGGCGCTATAACCGCTATTTAACAACACTGATCCTTATGATTATAACGTGTTGAACATTTTCTAAATTAGACATCTAGATTCTAGTTAGGATATCACTGTCTACTTAGTTTTGGTGTTTAAGTTCTATATCTTGTGAATTGTCAAAAACTTGATGTTTAATGCTTTGAGTTGTTAGGCTTTTCAATACTTCATGTTTTATGCTTGAAATTCTTATGAACTATGAATTATGATTTATATGTTATTAGACTGGAGGAAGAAACATTCTTAACACATAATATGTTATTCGATTGTCATAATGATAAAATGATACAGTGTTCAAGATATATATTAATGCCTTTATGTTGTGGTATCATACAAGCAGGCAGTAGCTTTGTTTTACCTTAACTgtgtattatttatttttctgcaCTGCATATTTGGTATACTAATGTTCTAGTTGtcaacttattttcatttgtattGTCTATTTAATGTATGTTTTTGGCATGTGCTACAGAGATTGGATTAGGATTAACTGGCTTTGGTATATTTTTCTCTGTCCTTGGGGTTATCTTCTTCTTTGACAAGGGATTGCTAGCAATGGGAAATGTAAGTTTCATTTTATTACAGTTTTCTTGCTTAAGTAATTGCTTCTAATTTGATTTTGCTTAATGACATATTTTCTTTTGCCATGATGTCTTTTTGCCACTCAAATCAGATCCTGTTCATTTCGGGAGTGTCCTTAACCATTGGGATGAAATCCACTATGCAGTTTTTCATGAAACGTAGTAACTTCAAGGTAAATTTGTGACTGATTTACTGTTTTTTTACTCCATATCTTGTGCTCTCTTTATGGTAATTTCCCCCCACtcacctttttcttttcttcaaggGAACAATCTCATTTGGTATTGGGTTCTTCATTCTCATAATGGGATGGCCAATTTTGGGCATGATTGTTGAGGCTTATGGGTTCATTGTACTTTTCAGGTTTGGTGGAATTTTATAGAAACTCCTTGATATTTTTATGTTAATGTGCTTAAAGCTAATGATGGATTATGCTGTGCAGTGGTTTCTGGCCTACACTGTCTGTTTTCGCACAGAAGATTCCTGTTCTTGGTTGGGTGTTTCAACTTCCTTTTATCCGATCGGTAAGCATTTGTGATAAATTGAAATGTCTTCCATCTAAATCTTCTCAGAAGCATCTTAGGCATTTACTAGTCTGGGTGCTACCATATTAATTATCAACGTCATTTAGAAATCTTTAGTCACTGACTTGCTGTGACTGATTGGGGCATCTTAATTTACATTAATAGATGTAAAAAATGATACAGGACAGTGAGTAGAAGTAGCAGTATGAAGAGAATGTCAAACTACAATATTACAATTCTGAAGTTGGAAAAGTACTGTTTAAGCTTAGGTTTAATAACATTAACGTTTTCAATAAGGCTATGTTGAGCTACAAGTTAGGTGGCAAATCCACTGATTTTTACATGTATTATAAAACTTCTTCCTGGAATACCCAACAAAATAAATTTCCTGGTAGGACGAGACGGAAAATCTGGTGTTAATATTTTGTTTGAGCAATCTCTAGATATAttgctcaattaaatgtggaaGTTTTGCCTCACTTCCTCGAGCGTGTTTTTGTTACCGTAGGATCACTGACTTTTTATCTCGATGGAGCAGCCAACCtactagcatgtttggattagcttctctttcctcataatcaattctaaaacccagaagctactcacaaaagtTCCTCCCTGTAATTGATTCTGGCtataaaatcaattgtagaaggatttccaaataTGCAAATCGACTTTATGTTTATTGCATTACAAAGTGTGTTTTCATTTATGGTGCCTCATAATGTGTGAATGGTTTTGCAAACATGCTAATTTCAATCTGAGCCTTGGTAATTCTCTGTTCTCTTTGCAGTTATTTGATCGCTATAGAGGCAAACGAATGCCTGTGTAACAGAGGAATCTATTGACACCATATGTAACTGCTGGCAAGTGCTTTTGTAAGTTCATGTAAAGAAACTACTCTCATGTTGGAGACCTGAATTGAGTTCACATTCTGATGGGAGAAAATGATTGTCGTTTTATCACGATAATCATTTATTACAAAGAAAATAGCTTAGGGAAGAGGTTTTGGTTTTAACTTTACTACTCGTTTTGCTCCTTTTGGTTCTAATGCTAAGTGGAAAATCAATCTATCTTGGGAGTTGTCAATTCTGCAACTTCCTTTGCATTACAATTCCAATCGGAAAACACATTTTGGAAGCATTTCTGCGGTGTATTAAGGTGGTTGTTTTTGTGTCACAATCATCAAATGGATAGTGATTTTATATGTTAAGTGGAGCAATTTGGAActattcccccccccccccctccccgtTTTACCGTATTATCTATTCTTTCAGTTTCGATcttgtgttaatttttttgttgttgaccCTGTTTTCATTCTACTAAAGATATGCTCAGTTTCATTAACATTTGACGTTTATTTTGATTAGCTATTGATGTGGAATTTCATGTTATTGCTTTAATATAGTTTAATCATGATTTTATGGTGTCAAGATGGCATGATAAAGGCTTTccgatggagaaaaaaaaattattaagtgtGAGTcatggtgttttttttttataatcaataagaaatatattgaatagaagtacaaggggtacttcaacccaatacaaaaggAGAAATGATAAAAGAAGCAGatagaagaaaagagaaagaaagtgcAAAGACAGAAGAAAAACATGCTACTACCAAACCCAACCCCACCGCGTACCTCCGGGGAAATGGGCTTTATAATACagacctcattaaaaccttccaAGGATAAAACCCCCTTTGGGAAAACCTtggcaaggaaaaagagtatcaATATTGTAAAGCCAAAATGAAATTTCCAAGGAGGTTTACAATTAGAGAATGAACCCAACTAAAAACCACCCCCATATCCACATATCAGGTTGTGCGTGGACTTATCACCATCAATGAGAGCCAGCTTTGACCACCCACGAGTACCAGATCGAAAACTTGTACAAATAGAAAGGCTTGAAAACCACGAATCATTCAAAAGGCCAAGAGTACCACCATGATACCATGTGATATGCCCAGCTCCAACACATTCAAATTCATATGCCTCATCAGACATCTCCCAGGCCATTATAATGATTGCAGACATATACCAGGATTTGAAAGCCATTCATACCAAGAATAATTAAAGTTTTTCACCTTTGTCTTCAACCACTTCCAAGCCAAGAGTTGAATGCTCTCCAGTGTTTTCTCTAAATCCGCTGTTGCCCCGTTGAAAACATGTCTATTTCTTAACAGCCATAAGCACCAAAGAGTAGCCATCCATATAGTGAAGTCCCCCACTTGCTGCGAATTAGAAGAACCAGGTAAGGGAAATTGTAGAAAATGCTCCCTTGCAGTGGACGGGGGTACTACAGATATCCCTCTCCAAGCATATATCCCGTACCAAATTCGAACGACATTTGGACATTGAAAAAATAGATGTGAGCCTGATTCTTCCACCTGCAAACAGAAAGAGCATAGTGCATCTTCATCACTAGTAATAACATTCCTCTTTCTAAGATTGTCTCTCGTTTGAATGCGGTCCTGTAATGCTCTCCAAGTGAATGCGCGCAGGTTCGAAGGTGCTGGAATTGTCCAAATCTTCTTGAGCACTGGATCACTAGTCTCCAGGAATTGTTCCTGCAAAAAATTATAAGAAGAATTAACCGAAAAAATTCCCTCCCCCTCAAGCTTCCAACTCCACTCATCTTCTTTGTTTTCTTGCAACTGAATACTCCCCAATGAACCCACCATCTCCGCCAGCCAGCCCACCTCTCTACCTCGCAAGTCCCTTCTCCACTTAAAGTTCCACTGCCAATCCCCTTCAATCCAGAGTCCCATACTAGCAATAGAGTCTCGTTTCTGTCTTGAAAGGTTATATAACCTTTGGAAACGCAGGTCTAGGGATCCGTCACCAGTCCAATTTTCCCCCCAGAATTTTGTATGATTGCCGCTCAAGACTCGCTTCTGAATACATGTGTCAAACCAATTCCACCCATCAAGTACACATGAAGCCTGGACGTCATTCCACCATGGAGAGCCCCCTTGTTCAGCAGCCCTCACTTGAATCACTTTACTCCATAAACTATGTGGCTCCCGTAGGTACCTCCAAAGCCATTTACTGAGTAAAGCCATGTTAAACAGTCTCCAATCCTTAATGCCCAAACCGCCATAGTCCTTAGGCAAACAAATCTTTGCCCATTTCACCCAAGCAATCTTGCTTTCATTCTCCTTACCGCCCCATAGGAAATTACGCATTATTCTAGTGCATTCCTTGAGAACCCCACACGGTAACTTAAAGAAGGACAGATAAAATAATGGAATTGCAGAAAGAACACTTTGAATGAGGCAAATCCGGCCCCCGAAGGAAATGTGTTTTTGTTTCCACGCTGAAAGCTTCCCTTTTAGCTTCTTAATAACTGGTTCCCACAGTGCTAGCGAATTTGATCGCCCTCCAACTAAAACTCCCAAATAGATGAAGGGGATTGCCATTAATTTACAGTGTAAGATTGAAGCAAACCTCCTCATCTCGCCACCATCCACCCCAATGCCTGCTAGTTTGCTTTTGTAGAAATTGACTTTGAGTCCTGACACCATCTCAAAACACCTCAGGACACATTTCAAAGTAAACACATTTTGAGTTGTTGCCTTACCCGCAAAAATGGTGTCATCTGCAAATTGTAACATTGACACTTCCACCTCACCAGTGTTTCCAAATCTGAAGCCTTCAAATCTGCCCAAGCTCACTGCTCTATTAAACAACCCACCTCACCAGTGTGAGTCATGGTGTAACTTAATCTCTAATTTCTTGTTACATTAGTATTTCTATTGTGTTTGACTAATATTAACTAGCAGGAGGATAAGGGCAATTATGATTCATTCACAGTTCCACTTCATTTACACTTCTCAAATTTCCTTTCAAAAATCTTTAGAAAAATTTGATTTATGCTTTAAAACTTATAGAAAAAGTTCCGATAATCATGATGGTATTAATATCTAACAGAAATAATCTCAAATTAGTTTTCAGATTTATGGAAAAAAGaaataatcttttttttggTCTTGACCAAAGTATCCCCACAACCGACATCCGTGAGACTAATTCCTCATCacacggtcagcgcactaagcggtaggggctgaaaaaaaaaatctcaaattaCTTTTCGCTTATATTTTCTCAAAAAGAACACGGATAATAAATTGAAgtaatcattattattattatacattattttatttcaaaaaaatattatacatTATTTTAACAAATATCTAATATAGATTTCAAAGAAAAAGTCTAATATAACATACGTAACTATACTTTGCCCCCTTTATACTCAACATAAAGAATGATGTCAACATGGAATTGATGTGTTACTAATTTACTATACTAGCGAGTTCAAAAAATTTTACTATACTAGCGtaaattacaaataaattaTGGCCGGGTCATTGATTGATTTCACACGTTGAGAGGGAAAGGAAAAACTGTAGCATAAAAAATCGGAATAGAAGTGAGCAAATGCCTGAGTTAGACTAAATAACTTGATCACTTAATAAATTATAGTATGCAGTCGAATCAAGGTCTTAGACAACTAAATATAATGGTTAATGGTAAAATTAGTCCCTAAATTAGTCCCTAATTTtataagcgagtttgattttggcTCTTCGGTGAAAAAATGACGTTTTAGCCTTAGGACAGTAAAAAACAGCCAGTAATTATAAAATGGAccgccactaaacgtcatttcTCCGCCgagagactaaaatcaaaatcttTTACAAAATCATGGACTAATTTAGCCATTAACCATAAATATAATGTTCAAGTTAGCTAAATTTATAGTCATACATACAATTGCTACCCAATACTCTAGAGGATTTCATTCATTCTTTCCCCTCCATGTCTCTCTGACAAGATTTCGGCGAGCcgtaaagaaaaatataataaaacccAATAGTCACTGAGCTTCTTTTTATTTCCCTAACTTTAAGGAGCTTTGCGAGACGTTGAATATGAACCAAAAAAAGGGAATAGGAACTGGGGAAAACAGGGCTGTTAGAAAGCGGCCAAACAACCGTCAAAGGGCAAGCTCAAAATATTCGAAAAATCGATTTGGAGGGAGTGATTTACATGTGGAAGATTACTCCTCAACTATAGCTATGTTGGCCGAATTGGAGCATACTTGGACAGTAAGTTCGGCAAAGCCGGAAACATGGATAGGGGTCAAGCCTAAAGTTAAAGGAACGAAGGTTGGAAGATTGCTAGGGATTGATGATTATTTATTTGATGAATATAGAACAAATACATTGTTGATAATGTTTTCTTCCCAGTTCAAAAACACTGCAccatgagagatagaaaaagaagaaatctAATAAATGATGAGAtataaaaagaagagagagagaagaaaaaacTTGTGGAAATGAAATGCAAAAGAAGGTAAgatgtgaatgaatcaaaactcaATAAATACCAAAACTCAATAAATACCcgctttttcattttcattgacAATGGTAAGAACTTTGTTATTAATAGCATCACAATTCACAAATAACCTTCTAAGATATACAATCATAATCATTTCAACATGAGTGACATATCCTTGGAACTGCATCTCCTTACGTACAAAGAATATGCCAAAACGATACTAAAATTTCCTCAGTGTGATTTTTTGGTTCAACAAAATTCCCCTATCTATAACACAATAATTACACCAAACTCCAACACTCCTTACCTAACGAGAAAAAGGAATGCAAAAAGACTAAAGTAAAGATTCTCATTTCAACTCCAATGACCTTTCACtagcaaaagaaaacaagaacaaAGAAATTAAATAGGAACTTAGAGAATGAAACAATCCATGGACCACAAAGGATATAAATATATGCAATGAGACAAAGGCTATACAAACATGTCAGCAAAAAATTCTTTCCCATGGATTTTATGAAGCACCTTATTTGGCCAAGTCAACTccatgatggtgatgatggtttatAAACAAAGTCTTGGGAAGTTGTAGAACCATAATTCAAATCAAGGTTATGGAGCTGTTCCATCAACTGGGAACGACGTTCCTTGAAAAAATCGAGACGAGTGGTTAACTCTACTAATGTCGAAGATGCTACAGGATGTCTTGCAAATTCAGTCACCTGAAACCAATGCTGCAAGATTAGTTCCTAATAAATTGGAAACAAAGATGCTACTGCAGAATGTACTAACCACACATTACTTAACCTAGAAGGAAATAACAGTTTTATAACAAATGAATAAAATGATGTCAATAGACTTTTGAATAAGAGTTTGGTTCCCCGATAGGAACCTCAAAATAAATTCTAGTTGAGTTTAATCCCTTTAGGATGACAATATAGATGTTTCGGAAATATCTCGTAGAATTATATTCTGCAGTTAATAAATCAATTGAAAAATTTTACAACTGAATTTTCACAACTTTGCTCcacataattttcttttttcataaatgtatccaaacattcACTTTTACCTCACTTCtaccataatcaattttatccaaaatcaattgagataaagctgatccaaacacggACAACTATGCAAAGCACATTTCTTGAATTCTTACCTCTGCAGCTCTTGAGGTGGAGGGCACCGAGGCTGCAGAATCAACAACACCAAGCTCATCCACTGACATGCTTGTTGATGCTTCAGTACTCTTCGAATCGCTAGGACTTGAATCTATAAATTGCTTGCGAGAAGGCTGCCTACTACCATTACCAGATGCCAATATTTGTCCTTTGATGTTTCTCCAATCAGTGCCCAATACACTCTCCTGTTGAAATGAAAAGGCAAATTTTACATGAGTTATTGATGAAAAAGCGCTCACAAGTCATAACCATTAAGAATAGATCATCCACAAGCACCGGACTATTCTGATAGGTACAGTCAGCTAATAAGAATTAGTCAGTTAACAGAAtaatagttagttagttagtgaGTAAGACATGTTGACTAAAAAACA
This is a stretch of genomic DNA from Lotus japonicus ecotype B-129 chromosome 1, LjGifu_v1.2. It encodes these proteins:
- the LOC130733313 gene encoding vesicle transport protein GOT1-like; translated protein: MVSFEMNDRKKIGLGLTGFGIFFSVLGVIFFFDKGLLAMGNILFISGVSLTIGMKSTMQFFMKRSNFKGTISFGIGFFILIMGWPILGMIVEAYGFIVLFSGFWPTLSVFAQKIPVLGWVFQLPFIRSLFDRYRGKRMPV